In Uranotaenia lowii strain MFRU-FL chromosome 2, ASM2978415v1, whole genome shotgun sequence, one genomic interval encodes:
- the LOC129742261 gene encoding uncharacterized protein K02A2.6-like, with product MKKESTLRQRESLEVNKFQSDQGNKLKKPTSPNSRCYACGKRDHNFRKCQYKSFVCKVCDKKGHLAKVCPNRKDATKEDRKPKVHHLALNKLDAPPPVVIPVRVGGHLVEFELDTGSPVNAISNALYSQYFKSVHLETGGKEQFVSYNGSCFQATGKFEVEMKFEGHKSREEIFVFEGDRQPLLGRQTMQRLGLRINFCHLTESMKEFKAPLNVLLTKYQEVFEGELGCYRYGKVHLPLKDEAVPKFFKPRRVPLAFKEKVEDELVRLENIGIISKVPSTEAEWGTPLVPVLKKDSSIRLCADYRLTVNPWLKDDHHPFPIIDDIFAALQGGKHFSKLDLKNAYNQLEVDEEARHLLAWSTHRGVYYVNRLPFGTKTACGVFQATLERVLQGCRGTIIYLDDVLVTGRTVKEHLENLEQVLSKLKETGFVLNKTKCKFFKSGVSYLGHYIDSDGLHKDPEKVKSIIKLGVPKDVKEVRAFVGLVNYYAKFCPSLAQHLKPLYRLLQEEVKFRWSKECQEAFKAAKQILADDTVLAHYDRNLPVKLYSDASKEGIGAVIVHVFPDGKERPVSFASRVFKKHESNYSVLRCPEIQQLSLWASFHPDDRSQTTDRSVFGKRHTGNRSRAFAEMGSDRDEKVDEEKAISFLNFIEVETRSLVERKQIIIESRRDKVISRVVEYLKSGWPQNLEDGEIKKLFQRRDELSVEEGVLLWGFRIVIPAKLRKPLLILVDSYSKWLEVYPVRTLTSKETSEKLAEYISRCGLISTLVSDNGTAFTSKEFQAFCSSRGIKHLTTAPYSPCSNGAAENSVKTVKAALKKLASDPSFAEKPISVQLHSFLEMYRATTHTSTGESPFKRMFGREMRIRFDNLKSRSTIRQKETVEYQNRTKKDVSFNINETVYVRDYRQPNKKSWIRGRIVARLGSVLYGCHTQEMGTVKRRTHQIMKYPYDDFDGNEADGATPDPEPIDDSIYEDPMESLPEEEPSSEALPVPSSVGRHQPDGTYVTRYNRVVKPPRN from the exons ATGAAAAAGGAGTCAACGTTGCGCCAGCGGGAGTCCTTGGAGGTTAACAAGTTCCAATCAGACCAAGGGAACAAGCTGAAGAAACCGACAAGCCCCAATTCCCGTTGTTATGCGTGCGGAAAGAGGGATCATAATTTCCGAAAGTGCCAGTACAAGTCCTTTGTGTGTAAGGTGTGCGACAAGAAGGGGCATCTAGCCAAAGTTTGCCCGAATAGGAAAGATGCAACGAAAGAGGACCGGAAACCGAAAGTTCACCATTTGGCGCTGAACAAGTTGGATGCGCCCCCTCCCGTGGTTATTCCTGTCCGTGTGGGCGGACATTTGGTCGAGTTCGAACTGGACACTGGGAGTCCGGTTAATGCCATCTCAAATGCGCTGTACagtcaatatttcaaatcagtGCATCTTGAGACTGGCGGAAAGGAGCAGTTCGTCAGTTACAATGGGTCCTGTTTCCAAGCAACAGGAAAGTTCGAGGTGGAGATGAAATTCGAAGGCCACAAGTCCAGGGAGGAAATTTTCGTCTTCGAGGGTGACCGGCAACCACTGCTGGGGCGTCAGACGATGCAGCGTTTGGGACTGAGGATCAACTTTTGCCATTTGACGGAGAGCATGAAAGAGTTTAAAGCTCCGTTGAATGTGCTGCTGACCAAGTACCAAGAAGTTTTCGAGGGTGAATTAGGCTGTTATCGATACGGCAAAGTTCACCTACCATTGAAGGATGAAGCTGTCCCCAAGTTTTTCAAGCCGCGCAGGGTACCGTTGGCTTTCAAGGAGAAGGTCGAAGACGAACTGGTTCGATTGGAGAACATCGGCATTATCTCCAAGGTGCCATCAACCGAAGCAGAATGGGGTACCCCCCTCGTCCCAGTTTTGAAGAAGGATTCATCGATACGTTTGTGTGCAGATTATCGGCTGACCGTTAACCCGTGGTTGAAGGACGACCACCACCCTTTCCCGATAATTGACGACATTTTCGCAGCGCTACAAGGTGGTAAGCATTTTTCCAAGCTGGACCTGAAGAATGCCTACAACCAACTGGAAGTGGATGAAGAAGCAAGGCATCTGTTAGCGTGGAGTACTCACCGTGGTGTGTACTACGTGAATCGATTGCCGTTTGGGACCAAAACGGCGTGTGGAGTGTTTCAAGCTACCCTAGAACGAGTCCTGCAGGGTTGTCGAGGAACGATTATTTACCTTGATGACGTGTTGGTAACTGGACGAACAGTGAAAGAACATTTAGAGAACCTTGAACAAGTGCTTAGCAAGTTGAAAGAGACAGGTTTTGTGCTAAATAAGACCAAgtgcaagtttttcaaaagtggTGTGAGTTATCTTGGACACTATATCGACAGTGATGGCCTACATAAAGATCCTGAAAAAGTGAAATCGATAATCAAATTGGGAGTTCCAAAAGACGTCAAGGAGGTTCGTGCATTTGTGGGACTGGTCAACTATTATGCCAAGTTTTGTCCCAGTTTGGCACAACATCTAAAGCCATTGTACCGGTTGCTGCAAGAAGAGGTTAAGTTCCGTTGGTCCAAGGAGTGCCAGGAGGCGTTCAAAGCGGCGAAGCAGATTTTGGCGGATGACACGGTCCTGGCCCATTATGACCGTAATCTGCCGGTTAAACTCTACAGTGAtgcgtcgaaggaaggcattgGAGCAGTGATCGTACATGTCTTCCCAGACGGCAAGGAGCGACCAGTTTCTTTTGCTTCACGAGTTTTCAAGAAGCACGAGTCCAACTATTCGGTATTACGATGTCCAGAGATTCAGCAGCTATCTCTCTGGGCGTCGTTTCATCCTGATGACAGATCACAAACCACTGACCGGTCTGTTTTCGGAAAAAGGCATACCGGAAACCGCAGCAGGGCGTTTGCAGAGATGGGCA GTGACCGAGACGAGAAGGTAGACGAGGAAAAAGCCATCAGTTTTCTCAACTTCATCGAAGTCGAAACCCGCTCATTGGTGGAGCGGAAGCAGATCATAATCGAAAGCCGGAGGGACAAGGTCATTAGTCGAGTCGTGGAGTATCTGAAATCGGGCTGGCCTCAAAACCTTGAGGACGGCGAAATCAAGAAGCTGTTCCAACGACGAGACGAACTAAGCGTGGAGGAAGGCGTCCTTCTCTGGGGTTTCCGCATCGTCATCCCGGCGAAGCTTCGGAAACCGTTGCTGA TCCTGGTGGATAGCTACAGCAAGTGGTTGGAAGTTTACCCCGTTCGAACATTAACTTCCAAGGAGACGTCGGAAAAGTTGGCCGAATATATTTCCCGATGCGGTCTGATCAGCACTCTGGTGTCGGATAACGGCACTGCCTTTACATCGAAAGAATTTCAGGCATTCTGTTCTTCCCGTGGCATTAAGCACCTGACGACAGCACCGTATAGCCCGTGTTCGAATGGAGCAGCCGAGAATTCGGTCAAGACGGTCAAGGCGGCACTGAAGAAGCTGGCGAGTGACCCCTCGTTTGCAGAGAAGCCGATAAGTGTCCAACTACATTCATTCCTGGAGATGTACCGAGCCACAACACACACGTCGACTGGGGAAAGTCCTTTCAAGCGAATGTTTGGAAGGGAAATGCGCATCAGATTCGACAACTTGAAGTCCAGGTCTACAATCCGGCAGAAAGAAACTGTCGAATACCAAAACCGTACCAAGAAGGATGTCAGCTTCAACATCAACGAAACGGTCTACGTCCGGGACTACCGCCAACCCAACAAGAAGTCCTGGATTCGTGGTCGCATCGTGGCTAGGCTAGGCTCTGTGCTCTACGGATGCCACACTCAAGAGATGGGAACTGTCAAACGTCGCACCCACCAAATAATGAAGTACCCCTACGACGATTTTGATGGTAACGAAGCTGACGGAGCCACCCCTGATCCTGAGCCGATTGATGACTCAATCTACGAAGATCCAATGGAGAGCCTACCGGAAGAAGAACCATCATCAGAAGCCCTTCCGGTTCCGTCAAGCGTTGGTCGTCATCAACCGGATGGTACCTATGTTACGAGATACAATCGAGTGGTGAAACCGCCTCGGAACTAG